One genomic region from Podarcis raffonei isolate rPodRaf1 chromosome Z, rPodRaf1.pri, whole genome shotgun sequence encodes:
- the CAPN6 gene encoding calpain-6 isoform X2, which produces MGRLMKSACLRRPLILIMQLTVAYIVVTFSTTTKKELSEDPHLVVNGISSHDLHQGKLGNCWFVAACSCLALRQNLWQKVVPHVEEQDWVSDNPDQNVGIFHFCFWRFGEWIDVVIDDRLPTVDNELIYCHSNDRNEFWSALLEKAYAKMAGSYEALDGGNTAEAIVDFTGAVAESIDMIDGHYSHDIIERAKLFEDLLKVQRREGLISCYIMPLSSDEFEGQTEMGLVKGHAYSVTEILKMPLEEKRVPWQKTKKLFMIRLRNPWGKSEWNGPWSDSSEEWKKVSQAERKKLRLTIENDGEFWMSFEDWCKNFTDVDVCRIVNTSFFSIHKTWEKKMIRGEWKKNRDPMLNRAGGCLNNAATFFQNPQYVFDVKKSQDKVMICLQQKDKRIYKREGKGDNLVIGFEIFKVEANREYRMHKVTVQEKMATSMYIDNRMVFSKLCLKEGRYLLIPTTFRPDTEAEFILRLFTDVPSELRYYDYLKMTAIFPSHFSPACMLICLRPRKQKIQRVMMSETDVQHTSVGSTDMMTAKRGAPISCEDDIHCGFRDHIACNLCAFVPCQFTTTLISLNCNISQGAVFDVKLPWGWRCILFTSRFYTVGDSSTPIHKRTDMMIAKRGAPISCEDDIHCGFRDHIACNLCAFVSCQFTTTLISLNCNISQGAVFDVKLPWGWRCNLLTPRFHTVANSSTPIHKRTDMMIAKRGAPISCGDDIHCGFRDHIACNLCAFVPCQFSTTLISLNCNISQGAVFDVKLPWGWRCILFTSRFYTVGDSSTPIHKRTDMMIAKRAAPTSCADDIHCGFMDHIACNLCAFVPCQFTTTLISLNCNISQGAVFDVKLPWGWRCILFTSRFYTVGDSSTPIHKRTDMMIAKRAAPTSCADDIHCGFMDHIACNLCAFVPCQFSTTLISLDYNISQGAVFNVKLPWGWRCNLLTPRFHTVGDSSTPIHKRTDMMIAKRGAPISCEDDIHCGFRDHIACNLCAFVPCQFTTTLISLDYNISQGAVFNVKLPWGWRCILFTSRFHTVANSSTPTHKRMQDCLSTGV; this is translated from the exons ATGGGGCGGTTAATGAAATCGGCATGCTTACGACGACCTCTAATCCTCATCATGCAGCTGACTGTTGCATATATCGTTGTCACTTTCAGCACCACAACCAAGAAG GAGCTCTCTGAAGATCCTCACTTGGTTGTCAATGGAATCAGTTCCCACGACTTGCACCAAGGGAAGCTGGGAAACTGCTGGTTTGTGGCAGCCTGCTCTTGCCTGGCCCTTCGGCAGAACCTCTGGCAAAAG GTGGTTCCACATGTTGAGGAACAGGACTGGGTTTCAGATAATCCAGATCAAAATGTGGGGATATTTCACTTCTGCTTCTGGCGTTTTGGAGAATGGATTGATGTGGTCATAGATGACCGCTTGCCAACTGTAGACAATGAGCTGATCTATTGCCATTCTAACGACCGCAATGAATTCTGGAGCGCCCTTCTGGAGAAGGCCTACGCAAA GATGGCCGGGTCTTATGAAGCCCTGGATGGTGGAAACACCGCAGAGGCCATCGTTGACTTCACAGGAGCAGTTGCAGAATCCATTGACATGATTGATGGCCACTACAGCCATGATATCATCGAGCGGGCGAAACTCTTTGAAGATTTGCTGAAGGTGCAAAGAAGAGAAGGATTAATCAGCTGTTACATCATG CCTTTGTCCTCTGATGAATTTGAGGGACAGACTGAAATGGGTTTGGTCAAAGGCCATGCCTACTCGGTGACAGAAATCCTGAAGATGCCCCTGGAAGAGAAGCGTGTGCCATGGCAAAAGACTAAGAAACTCTTCATGATCAGGTTGAGGAACCCCTGGGGAAAGAGCGAATGGAACGGTCCATGGAGCGATTC ATCAGAGGAGTGGAAAAAGGTGAGCCAAGCAGAACGGAAGAAATTAAGACTCACTATTGAAAACGACGGAGAATTCTG GATGTCGTTTGAAGACTGGTGCAAAAACTTCACCGATGTTGATGTCTGCCGGATTGTGAACACGTCCTTTTTTAGTATACATAAGACCTGGGAAAAGAAAATGATTCGTGGAGAGTGGAAAAAGAATCGAGACCCAATGTTAAACCGCGCTGGGGGGTGCTTAAATAACGCAGCCACCTTCTTCCAAAACCCACAG TATGTCTTTGATGTCAAGAAGTCGCAGGACAAAGTGATGATCTGCCTGCAGCAGAAGGACAAGCGCATTTacaaaagagaagggaaaggggaCAACTTGGTTATTGGCTTTGAAATCTTCAAG GTTGAGGCCAACAGAGAGTATCGAATGCATAAAGTGACAGTGCAAGAAAAAATGGCAACTTCCATGTACATTGACAATCGCATGGTATTTTCGAAGTTGTGCCTCAAGGAAGGCCGGTATCTCCTGATCCCAACCACCTTTAGACCTGATACTGAAGCTGAATTCATTCTGAGGCTGTTCACAGATGTGCCATCGGAGCTCAGGTACTACGACTACTTGAAGATGACGGCAATTTTCCCTTCCCATTTCTCCCCAGCTTGCATGCTCATCTGTCTTAGACCAAGGAAGCAAAAGATTCAAAGAGTGATGATGAGTGAGACAGATGTACAACACACTTCGGTGGGGAGCACTGACATGATGACTGCAAAAAGGGGTGCACCCATTTCTTGTGAGGATGACATTCACTGTGGTTTCAGAGATCACATTGCATGCAACCTTTGTGCATTTGTCCCATGCCAGTTTACAACCACTCTCATTTCTCTCAATTGCAATATTTCCCAAGGGGCAGTATTCGATGTGAAGCTGCCTTGGGGTTGGAGATGCATTCTGTTCACCTCCAGATTCTACACAGTAGGAGATAGTTCTACACCCATTCACAAAAGGACTGACATGATGATTGCAAAAAGGGGTGCACCCATTTCTTGTGAGGATGACATTCACTGTGGTTTCAGGGATCACATTGCTTGCAACCTTTGTGCATTTGTCTCATGCCAGTTTACAACCACTCTCATTTCTCTTAATTGCAATATTTCCCAAGGGGCAGTATTCGATGTGAAGCTGCCTTGGGGTTGGAGATGCAATCTTCTTACCCCCAGATTCCACACAGTAGCAAATAGTTCTACACCCATTCACAAAAGGACTGACATGATGATTGCAAAAAGGGGTGCACCCATTTCTTGTGGGGATGACATTCACTGCGGTTTCAGGGATCACATTGCATGCAACCTCTGTGCATTTGTCCCATGCCAGTTTTCAACCACTCTCATTTCTCTCAATTGCAATATTTCCCAAGGGGCAGTATTCGATGTGAAGCTGCCTTGGGGTTGGAGATGCATTCTGTTCACCTCCAGATTCTACACAGTAGGAGATAGTTCTACACCCATTCACAAAAGGACTGACATGATGATTGCAAAAAGGGCTGCACCCACTTCTTGTGCGGATGACATTCACTGTGGTTTCATGGATCACATTGCATGCAACCTTTGTGCATTTGTCCCATGCCAGTTTACAACCACTCTCATTTCTCTCAATTGCAATATTTCCCAAGGGGCAGTATTCGATGTGAAGCTGCCTTGGGGTTGGAGATGCATTCTGTTCACCTCCAGATTCTACACAGTAGGAGATAGTTCTACACCCATTCACAAAAGGACTGACATGATGATTGCAAAAAGGGCTGCACCCACTTCTTGTGCGGATGACATTCACTGTGGTTTCATGGATCACATTGCATGCAACCTTTGTGCATTTGTCCCATGCCAGTTTTCAACCACTCTCATTTCTCTCGATTACAATATTTCCCAAGGGGCAGTATTCAATGTGAAGCTGCCTTGGGGATGGAGATGCAATCTTCTTACCCCCAGATTCCATACAGTAGGAGATAGTTCTACACCCATTCACAAAAGGACTGACATGATGATTGCAAAAAGGGGTGCACCCATTTCTTGTGAGGATGACATTCATTGTGGTTTCAGGGATCACATTGCATGCAACCTCTGTGCATTTGTCCCATGCCAGTTTACAACCACTCTCATTTCTCTCGATTACAATATTTCCCAAGGGGCAGTATTCAATGTGAAGCTGCCTTGGGGATGGAGATGCATTCTGTTCACCTCCAGATTCCACACAGTAGCAAATAGTTCTACACCCACTCACAAAAGGATGCAAGATTGCCTTTCTACTGGTGTTTGA
- the CAPN6 gene encoding calpain-6 isoform X1, giving the protein MRSTTAKPFKDQNYFELKRQCLEEGKLFEDPEFPACDASLFYNVPPQGRVEWKRPEELSEDPHLVVNGISSHDLHQGKLGNCWFVAACSCLALRQNLWQKVVPHVEEQDWVSDNPDQNVGIFHFCFWRFGEWIDVVIDDRLPTVDNELIYCHSNDRNEFWSALLEKAYAKMAGSYEALDGGNTAEAIVDFTGAVAESIDMIDGHYSHDIIERAKLFEDLLKVQRREGLISCYIMPLSSDEFEGQTEMGLVKGHAYSVTEILKMPLEEKRVPWQKTKKLFMIRLRNPWGKSEWNGPWSDSSEEWKKVSQAERKKLRLTIENDGEFWMSFEDWCKNFTDVDVCRIVNTSFFSIHKTWEKKMIRGEWKKNRDPMLNRAGGCLNNAATFFQNPQYVFDVKKSQDKVMICLQQKDKRIYKREGKGDNLVIGFEIFKVEANREYRMHKVTVQEKMATSMYIDNRMVFSKLCLKEGRYLLIPTTFRPDTEAEFILRLFTDVPSELRYYDYLKMTAIFPSHFSPACMLICLRPRKQKIQRVMMSETDVQHTSVGSTDMMTAKRGAPISCEDDIHCGFRDHIACNLCAFVPCQFTTTLISLNCNISQGAVFDVKLPWGWRCILFTSRFYTVGDSSTPIHKRTDMMIAKRGAPISCEDDIHCGFRDHIACNLCAFVSCQFTTTLISLNCNISQGAVFDVKLPWGWRCNLLTPRFHTVANSSTPIHKRTDMMIAKRGAPISCGDDIHCGFRDHIACNLCAFVPCQFSTTLISLNCNISQGAVFDVKLPWGWRCILFTSRFYTVGDSSTPIHKRTDMMIAKRAAPTSCADDIHCGFMDHIACNLCAFVPCQFTTTLISLNCNISQGAVFDVKLPWGWRCILFTSRFYTVGDSSTPIHKRTDMMIAKRAAPTSCADDIHCGFMDHIACNLCAFVPCQFSTTLISLDYNISQGAVFNVKLPWGWRCNLLTPRFHTVGDSSTPIHKRTDMMIAKRGAPISCEDDIHCGFRDHIACNLCAFVPCQFTTTLISLDYNISQGAVFNVKLPWGWRCILFTSRFHTVANSSTPTHKRMQDCLSTGV; this is encoded by the exons GAGCTCTCTGAAGATCCTCACTTGGTTGTCAATGGAATCAGTTCCCACGACTTGCACCAAGGGAAGCTGGGAAACTGCTGGTTTGTGGCAGCCTGCTCTTGCCTGGCCCTTCGGCAGAACCTCTGGCAAAAG GTGGTTCCACATGTTGAGGAACAGGACTGGGTTTCAGATAATCCAGATCAAAATGTGGGGATATTTCACTTCTGCTTCTGGCGTTTTGGAGAATGGATTGATGTGGTCATAGATGACCGCTTGCCAACTGTAGACAATGAGCTGATCTATTGCCATTCTAACGACCGCAATGAATTCTGGAGCGCCCTTCTGGAGAAGGCCTACGCAAA GATGGCCGGGTCTTATGAAGCCCTGGATGGTGGAAACACCGCAGAGGCCATCGTTGACTTCACAGGAGCAGTTGCAGAATCCATTGACATGATTGATGGCCACTACAGCCATGATATCATCGAGCGGGCGAAACTCTTTGAAGATTTGCTGAAGGTGCAAAGAAGAGAAGGATTAATCAGCTGTTACATCATG CCTTTGTCCTCTGATGAATTTGAGGGACAGACTGAAATGGGTTTGGTCAAAGGCCATGCCTACTCGGTGACAGAAATCCTGAAGATGCCCCTGGAAGAGAAGCGTGTGCCATGGCAAAAGACTAAGAAACTCTTCATGATCAGGTTGAGGAACCCCTGGGGAAAGAGCGAATGGAACGGTCCATGGAGCGATTC ATCAGAGGAGTGGAAAAAGGTGAGCCAAGCAGAACGGAAGAAATTAAGACTCACTATTGAAAACGACGGAGAATTCTG GATGTCGTTTGAAGACTGGTGCAAAAACTTCACCGATGTTGATGTCTGCCGGATTGTGAACACGTCCTTTTTTAGTATACATAAGACCTGGGAAAAGAAAATGATTCGTGGAGAGTGGAAAAAGAATCGAGACCCAATGTTAAACCGCGCTGGGGGGTGCTTAAATAACGCAGCCACCTTCTTCCAAAACCCACAG TATGTCTTTGATGTCAAGAAGTCGCAGGACAAAGTGATGATCTGCCTGCAGCAGAAGGACAAGCGCATTTacaaaagagaagggaaaggggaCAACTTGGTTATTGGCTTTGAAATCTTCAAG GTTGAGGCCAACAGAGAGTATCGAATGCATAAAGTGACAGTGCAAGAAAAAATGGCAACTTCCATGTACATTGACAATCGCATGGTATTTTCGAAGTTGTGCCTCAAGGAAGGCCGGTATCTCCTGATCCCAACCACCTTTAGACCTGATACTGAAGCTGAATTCATTCTGAGGCTGTTCACAGATGTGCCATCGGAGCTCAGGTACTACGACTACTTGAAGATGACGGCAATTTTCCCTTCCCATTTCTCCCCAGCTTGCATGCTCATCTGTCTTAGACCAAGGAAGCAAAAGATTCAAAGAGTGATGATGAGTGAGACAGATGTACAACACACTTCGGTGGGGAGCACTGACATGATGACTGCAAAAAGGGGTGCACCCATTTCTTGTGAGGATGACATTCACTGTGGTTTCAGAGATCACATTGCATGCAACCTTTGTGCATTTGTCCCATGCCAGTTTACAACCACTCTCATTTCTCTCAATTGCAATATTTCCCAAGGGGCAGTATTCGATGTGAAGCTGCCTTGGGGTTGGAGATGCATTCTGTTCACCTCCAGATTCTACACAGTAGGAGATAGTTCTACACCCATTCACAAAAGGACTGACATGATGATTGCAAAAAGGGGTGCACCCATTTCTTGTGAGGATGACATTCACTGTGGTTTCAGGGATCACATTGCTTGCAACCTTTGTGCATTTGTCTCATGCCAGTTTACAACCACTCTCATTTCTCTTAATTGCAATATTTCCCAAGGGGCAGTATTCGATGTGAAGCTGCCTTGGGGTTGGAGATGCAATCTTCTTACCCCCAGATTCCACACAGTAGCAAATAGTTCTACACCCATTCACAAAAGGACTGACATGATGATTGCAAAAAGGGGTGCACCCATTTCTTGTGGGGATGACATTCACTGCGGTTTCAGGGATCACATTGCATGCAACCTCTGTGCATTTGTCCCATGCCAGTTTTCAACCACTCTCATTTCTCTCAATTGCAATATTTCCCAAGGGGCAGTATTCGATGTGAAGCTGCCTTGGGGTTGGAGATGCATTCTGTTCACCTCCAGATTCTACACAGTAGGAGATAGTTCTACACCCATTCACAAAAGGACTGACATGATGATTGCAAAAAGGGCTGCACCCACTTCTTGTGCGGATGACATTCACTGTGGTTTCATGGATCACATTGCATGCAACCTTTGTGCATTTGTCCCATGCCAGTTTACAACCACTCTCATTTCTCTCAATTGCAATATTTCCCAAGGGGCAGTATTCGATGTGAAGCTGCCTTGGGGTTGGAGATGCATTCTGTTCACCTCCAGATTCTACACAGTAGGAGATAGTTCTACACCCATTCACAAAAGGACTGACATGATGATTGCAAAAAGGGCTGCACCCACTTCTTGTGCGGATGACATTCACTGTGGTTTCATGGATCACATTGCATGCAACCTTTGTGCATTTGTCCCATGCCAGTTTTCAACCACTCTCATTTCTCTCGATTACAATATTTCCCAAGGGGCAGTATTCAATGTGAAGCTGCCTTGGGGATGGAGATGCAATCTTCTTACCCCCAGATTCCATACAGTAGGAGATAGTTCTACACCCATTCACAAAAGGACTGACATGATGATTGCAAAAAGGGGTGCACCCATTTCTTGTGAGGATGACATTCATTGTGGTTTCAGGGATCACATTGCATGCAACCTCTGTGCATTTGTCCCATGCCAGTTTACAACCACTCTCATTTCTCTCGATTACAATATTTCCCAAGGGGCAGTATTCAATGTGAAGCTGCCTTGGGGATGGAGATGCATTCTGTTCACCTCCAGATTCCACACAGTAGCAAATAGTTCTACACCCACTCACAAAAGGATGCAAGATTGCCTTTCTACTGGTGTTTGA